The genomic DNA TATGGgattcatcaagggggagattgagaaatggCTTTGAGCTATGGCACCAAGCTTTTCTTCTTGTGTTTCATTATCCGCAGGTAGGAGGAGTTCGGAGGTTGAGTTGGAACCCAAAGTGGAGGCGGTGATGGATCTCCTCGAGAACTACCAGGATGATGATCTCACGAAGGGTGAGTTCTACCGTGGGCTAAGAGACATGAGCCAAGGTACGCTTGCCAAATGCATCATGGTTTTATGCAATCGTGTTGACCTCAAAACCGAGGGTGAGTCGTGTGtagagggtttgggtggttgaggcctcaaaaccaccgcgcaggcaggtttgccggtttgggcctcaaaaccgggggcgagttcGGTGCAACCAGACggcgtcgagtcggaggacgcgtggcaccatcgtGAAGCTTGTGTCGacgaagcgaagtcgtgaagaCGCTGGGTTTGTCCGATGAAcaaagaaaaagttggatgaCTTTACCCTTggggggtatttgggttgtgtgcttgatgtaagggtattttggataTTTTCTAAATCCTATATATGTATAGGAGGGCTGTTTGGGGTAGCCATCCCTTTGTTTATTTTGATGggggttttctcatttgttttgtgagagcctttggtagagggagagaggagggatctttgatttgatcttttttcCATCCTAGTTTTGCTTGTGCTTAGGATTGACTTGTAACCGAATATGGTGAGGTAAGGATCAATTTcgtgctcaattgcttctccttttcaagatctgaaatttatctttttccctattttcggagcATTTTTGGATGAATTTTTGGATCTTATGATTGGCAGCGTTTTGGGGCGTaagaacatctaggatgatcccctagcaaatccatgcacgagcaccttgGATTTTGAGATTTCCCGAAAATCCCTTCTTGTACCCTTCTCCAAATTCATGGAATCTATCCAAGAGGTTTGTCCGGTTTTTTTCGCAAAGAGGTGTTGTTTTTCAAAGTCCTTCTTGTGGTACTCATTTGGACTCTTTCTTGTTGccgctattctcaaattgggttcctagcatcattcttaggtccattagctcatgcatagctaagtggacttaattttgctagaagagaggattGGGGGAGTGTTGAGGTTAAAAATTGGACGATGGCCCCggcttcagcgtcggacacacgacccgggagaatctgcttgaCTCccgttcgggttatcgccctggtgcggttcgcgcggcgttaCAGTCAACTgacttgttgattgacaaggaaagaaagataTTAAATTCCAAAGgttcgatcggctgaagttccgatctatttcgAAGAATGTATCAACGAATCGACCGAATTAGTGTAAGGACgaccggctatgaaacagcTGATGATCACGTAGCagttgtaaaagaaactactagagtagcTTAAACAATGCCACAAAGACAACACTtagaatagatctaatcggctatatgataataaacaaaatattgaCAAAGCTGACAATTCGTgtttcaagctggataactgatgataaagactaaaataacaggtaaaacctataattctagtaaacatcgataattggtgataaaatctaaacaaaacaacagcgatgtgtccgaagttaaagcttaaaTATTACTTGATacacggaacttacaaattggccggagatcatggtgatgcagccctgccaactcgcacgaactcatgaaaagaaaaggtatttggcgaagtcgccaacttgagAGTAAAGTTACgtggaaaaagtagatttgtattgatgattgttgtgttattttacaagccttacgaggcacctatttataccctgctacaactgatttcctaactgactatgattttatctctaatttaaaaatAACAAATAGTTACATACGGATACAACCCGCATCGGAGTCGAGTACTATTCATCTCTTCTATGGGCCAAACCTCGTCTTCATCTGGTCACCGCCTTGGCCCATTTCaggcccacatcggccaagctGCTCTAGttcccaatcggccagtcttcaTCGATTCCCCCAGCCGTAGCATCTTGCTTACCCGCATCGGCCACTTTCCTCTCCTTGACGCCAACcttaacacgtgtcaaaaaccggcgtcaacacatgccccccaatttcggagtgaaacacatcttttgctccgaaattttCTCAACTCCAACTCCTTCCTCCGGAGAAAGTTTGAAGAGGTGTTGGAAAGTTTGAAGCCGAGGATGACAATTGGTAGGGCTTGGCAACCTAATTTGTGATCGGAAGAAAATATGGAAAACCTTTAGGttaccaaaaaaaatatttgcacagttttagaaattttgaaaatatttgTGCATGTATATTCGGCAAATATATGAGTACTTTGCTCTTCTGTAATCTGTACAGAAAACAAAACTCAACACTATTCTACTATATGTGTACTAATTTTTTTGTATAGATAAAGAAGAACATGTTTTCACCCAAAATTCAATGCAATCCAAATGCTTACCCAATTTACATGCATAATTTTTCATAATATTTTTGACAAAGAGATCTCAGGCACCTAAGTGTATTGGGGCATTTTTTTACTTATTATTTATATTATGGCATTTCTCGAATTTGTTTGTCAAAATCAAAGGTTTCTTgaagcacttttttttttaaaatcatCTGACAATGATCATGTTTTGGCAACAACGTTTGTGATAAAACCTATGAAAAGGCATATACAGAGGCAATTGCTAGAAATGCAAATAGTCTCCGATGTCCTGCCGTGGTATGGTGAGGTTTCAGAACTAACTAATATTCAATTAGGTATGGTATAATATATGTCATACAAAGACTCTATACTTGTATTATTCTCCTGTCCTGTTGTTGTGTGATTCATATGCTGACATGCATATAATATTCAGTTATGCCTTTGCGGTTGCGCGGACCGCTCCCTTCTGAGAAGATAAGTATACTGGGAATGCTATGTATTGTATTGTGCATTATGGAGAGATGGAAACTAATAATTAAGGAGATTGCATTAGATCAAACTAACTAACCCTAACCTTTACTTACAGCCAAATCCTATCAGATCTCTACTGTATGAAGTGATGGGACTTGCTTTTTCTCGAAGAGTTGGAGGAACAAACTGAATGTTATGGTTAACAGCCCTGGGCAACTGCTTGGCAGAGACAAAACTGTGCTGCATTCGAGTGTACTCTTCTACACAGAGCGACAACGATGGCAAGACGGTCAGCAGTTTTCCTCATTGCTTTCATTACCGGCTTGTCCAACACCCTGTTTTGGGATTACTCAGTCTAATCGAGTAACTTCTAACTTGATGTGGAGGGAATTGTTGTTTGGCGAGAAAACACGACGTGGCGCAAGGCAATGGTGGCACGACGTTCAGCAGTTGGAACCTCATCGCTATCATTGCCCATCAGATGCGCTGGCTTGTCCAGGCACCTGTTGCCGGATTACTCAGTCCAATCGACTAATATCTAACATTATGTGGAGGGATTTGTGGTTTGGTGATGAAATGTGATAGCTCAATCAggcaggccatgtttagttactccccaACTCctaattttgacactatgcaaaaagaagattccccatcacatcaaacttgcggtacatgcatgtaatactaaatgtagatgaaattaaaaactaattgcacagttttgttgtactttgcgagacgaatcttttgagcctaattagtcaatatttggacaataattcacaaatacaaacgaaacgctatagtgtgctacagtgctggaacaggaattttgcatctcccaaattggccaactaaacaaggcctcactCCCTGTTGCATGCAAACACCAAAGGGAAGAGCTGATGTCCTCATACCAAAAGTAGTTAGAACGTGTCGTGCCGACACAGATGTAAAATGGCTGACATATCCTAAAATTAAATAACATGTGTTTCACATGTTGATGTACTATGCTGTGGGGCTGTTGTTACATTATTTGAAATTAAGGACCGTGCATGATTGCAGATAAAAAATATCTGCCAGAATGATGTGGTTAAGGATGTTTTATTAGATGTGAATATAATTCTTATCattaaataattatttaaatGAATGACTTTCTGTGGACGTACTCAAACAATACTAGAGTAAGGAGATACTCAGATATAGTTTCTAGTATGGATTGGGAGCAATTAAAGTATGCACATCGCTTTGGGGTTAGTAACTTGACATGTAAGTATCTAACCTATCTTATACTAACTTAAGATGTGCATGCGCAAGCTGTTTTCAGTGCAGAAATCACTTCATTTGTAGCATATCTGTCTACCTTTTAGTTTCTGCACTTCATCCTTGATGttaagttaaaaaaaatcatattctcAGTATCGTTGTAAAACATGAAACATACTTTCTGATAGGACCTACGTAGTTATAATCAATTTGTGAAAATAAATCTAAATATGCACATCAGATGCCTTGTTAGGTACTACTTCAGATACATAACACTGATCCCATTTAGATATGCATAGACAATTGAATATCTAATACTCTTTTTTAAATGTCTGTTCCTATTGATTCACTCTATTTTTGCTCCCAAAGTTTTATCATGCTCATGTGTTCTTTTAAATAGCTAGACCATGTTGGAGCATGGGTTGATGGCTAATGTATCTAATATGGATGTTTTACATCTTCACATCACAAGTTATAAACATCTTCTCTAATTGGAATATATAGTTTTCGGAAGAAATACAAACAGATTCAGATATACCCGTGGTGAAGAAAAGTACGAGGAAAGACTACACGATGCATATTATTATTGCATTACCTTCGAAATAAGTAGAATATCTGGACACCCACTTGATGTGCATACACATCACTACTAAAAAAATGACCTCTCGTCCTGAGACTTAGTACCAGTCACATTTGGACCTAGTACTAGAGGGGGCATCAGTACCAGATCCAAGTTTGGGATTCCCGGGAGGCCCTCTCGTACTAGATGGGGGCTCCATCCGGTACAAGAGGGTAAGctcccacctggtactaaatccgggtggagcccccatccggtactagagggctCTCCCGTCGACCAACCCCCGGCGGCAgtggggtggaggcggaggaggccggcggcggggtggatccGGAGGAGGGGCGGTGGATCTGGAGGAGGggttggtggaggcggcggtggaggaggaggggcgaaGAAGGAGGGGGCGGGGTGGAGGGGGAGGCGGGGTGGGGCCGGTGGTGGTAGGGGCTAGGCGGGGGTTGGAGggtattttcattttttttaatttttaacaccctctagtaccggttatttcaaccgctACTATAGGACCCCCTCCAGTACCGGATGGCCAGTACAACCGGTACTGGGGGGTTGGgactggtactaaaggctctttttctagtagtgcatgTCATTCCTAAAATTCTTTGTAGAAATGAATTAATTTATGTTGGTCCGGACTGCTAGAGGAAATTGTTCATACTCATGAGCCAATCAATCAATACATTATGATAAATAAGTGTAGTTCTTTTCATTATTACACATAGCACAGTGTGGTAAAGCTCTACTCCATATCTGTTCCAAAAATATAAGTAATAACTTATAAATATTATTACTATTCTTTTCTATAATCATGATCAAACTCAAGATGTCAGACTTGGGACAAAATTAGAAATACTGACATTTTGGGATAGAGTGGAGTAGTTGCATTTTGCTACCTTATCGGACTCGCTATCATTACCCATCAGATGTGATGGCTTGTCTAGCGCGCCCATTCCTCTAGAACTTGACGCAGTGAGTGAGAATCCAGCGAGGGCGACGTGCAACCAATGCTGGTGGGGGCTTTCAGATCAACTAGAGGTCGATTGCTGTGTGATTCACATGTCATATGGTCCTATTAAGAATGGATTATCAGCGCTTGTCTGTCCACCCTCTAATACCCAATGACGTGAAACTAACCTTTTTGCAGCATTTTAGGAAAATTGCCTTGCAATGATCAAGTTTTAATTTGCAGGCATTTGAGTTGGAACATATCAAAATTGAAAAAGGCATATACAGTGAATTGCCTCGTGGTATAGTGTGGTATCAAAACTAATTAATATTCAGCTGTGTATTGTATAATAAAAGCATATGACATACAAACTCTTGTGTTATCCACCTACCCCGCTGTTGTGTGATTCACATGCATATCCCTATTGTCTCTAAAAAAATGCATATACTATTGAGAGTTGAATTTATGAGCAAGCGCTTGTCTGTTGATCCTCGTACCTAACGCCCACAGTGCTAGCTACATCACTGCAGCGCTACCATACAGCAAGCTCATTGGATCGGTcggcctataaatagaggccaGTACCGTACTAGGCACATCACCGCATCAGCAGTCTCTGTTAAAGCATCACAACACCAGCTGTAAACGTAGTTGTAGTAACTGCATTGCCATTGAAATGGCGCCGAGCAGGGTTGCTGCTGTCCTGGACGGCCAGGGGATGGCCAAAGCCACGGACAGCCGCATTGATCTTGTGGTCACCACCGGTGGAGTCGATGATGACGAAAAGTTTGCGCCCTCCGTATGGGGTGACTTCTTCATCACCTACGTCCCTCCTATGTCACAGGCATGCAAAAAACATGGATTTAGTTTGGTGAGATTTAGTTTACTAGTTTTTAACTCTTGGATTTACTATGTACGGGCATATCTCCGTGCAGAGATCAGAGGAGTGGATGAGAGAGAGGGCAGAGCTGCTCAAGGGGCAAGTACATCAGGTGTTCAATGCGAGAATGGATGCCATGGGTGTAGCTGATCTGGTAACATATGTAGACACACTTGAACGCCTAGGCTTGGACAACCACTTCCCGGAGGTGATTGAAGCTGCACTAAACCGCATCCGGACAGAAGAACCAGAGCCTGACGTGTTCAACAGCCTGCACATAGTGTCACTACGGTTTCGCCTACTTCGGCAGCATGGGATCTGGGTATCCGCAGGTAACTAAATAAGTGCACAACGCTAAGCTAATTCTATAAACCTTTTATACACATGTACGCTCTTTCTTTTGATTTGTGAGGACATCTACGTGGTTTTGTTCTCGAGGACATGGCTGCATGGTTATTTAGCTTATAACTAACTTTGCAGTCCCTACATATATCTGGTAAAAAAAAGGCTGTACTCCTGCCCTCCATCGTAAAAACCTGTGATGGTTAAAATAGTAAATTATTTTAGCAGTCACTTGATTGATAGACAGCATCTTACATTACTTCTGCCTTGTTTAAATATTTTACTTTGTAACTAATGTGTAAGTTCATCACTTAGTTTAACAGAGCGCTGGTTTATATTGCACCAAAAGTAAAAACTTGAGCGGTTTATAATTCAAATATAAAAAAGATTAATCAACTAGGAAAAAATCTAGTCACATCAGTAGAGGCTCCCCTTTTCATTTCTAATAAATTTTTTCATTGTTAGTAATGCTATAGCTCCCAGCATTTCGTTGTTATTAGAGGAACAATTGAAAGGGTACACTGATATATTTTGAATCAATGTACCTGCAGATGTGTTCGACAAGTTCAGGGATGAAGCAGGCAGTTTCAGCACAGGAATATGCAGTGACCCTAGGGGCTTGTTGAGCTTGTACAATGCAGCTCACATGGCTGTACCAGGTGAGGTGGCTCTCGACGACACCATCGCCTTTGCGAGAGGCCACCTCCAGGCCATCAAAGGAAAGGTCAGGTCACCAATAGCAGAGCAGATCTCACGCGCACTCGACATCGCGCTCCCGCGGTTCACAAGACGGCTTGAAACCATGCACTATATTGCAGAGTATGAGCATGAAGAGCCACACGACAGCCTCTTGCTTGAGCTTGCTAGGCTGAACTATAACCTTGTCAGAACCCTTCACCTCAAGGAGCTGAAGGACCTCTCCTTGTAAGTCCTCTTCTTATAACAAAAATCTCTATAATCTAAACATACCGCACGGTCTGTATATCGTGGAATCATTGCATTGTCCATATTTTCATGTGTCGGAGATGGTTTAGGACACAAGCCATTTCAATCATGCCGTATGGCCTCCTAGCAAGTTATTGAGGGGAGGTTTTGGCAGGCGGTTATGTCATGCATAAATTGTCATTTAAATGATACAAATCGTTATTTATGGTTCGTTAGACCTGAATCCTCATGTATACGTACGGAACATTATTACTGTATTATGCATTGAACTTTATGACAGCGTTTGTCACCAAGTCTAGATAAGTTTTGAAGTGTGGCGTGCACAATGCACAGTTGTCTTTCACTAGGATACAACACTATTTATTGGTCAGTTTTTTAAAACTGAAAATCTAATACTAAGCACACAGATACTTTGAAATAGAAAGATGTGCATAAGCTACAGCTATATCTATTTTCCACGGTTTAAGTCATacttttggggaaaaaaaagggtCCTTGTGTCACATCAAAATCATACGCAACCCCAGTTAAATAACATAAGAGATAGAGGTAGTAGAACAAAAAACTATGCATCTGAAAACAGAACATAAGAACATACACATGGAACAATGGATAGAATAACAGCAAGATATAATTATCAATATAAAGCAGGCGCACCTACCAAATGGAGGATACAGTAGTCATATAGACTATCTGCCAAAAAACAAGGAATATCTGGAATTAGTTTTGATTGAAAGAAAAAGCTGACATGTGCAAGTGCAGACAAATATAAATGTACATAATATACATGAGAATCATATTTTTTCAATGATATACAATTTCATCTACTGCAACACACATGCTACATCAATAATATTATATACTGTTTTAGTAACAGCACGTTTATGCAAATTGAGAAGCAGATCATAATAAAAAGATTCTAGCCTAGTGGTCAAAGCACCGGAGtacatattttttaatattttttattcgttaataataaaaaatattattaaaatattaaaaataggTTGGGCTTCATTTACTGACtccattaaaaaaaatcaggcaaCATATATAGGTTGTCTGCTATATTATTTAGCGCTATAAGGAATTACTCTATTAATCTAGGAGTTTCATAAACCACATTAGGTGTTTCACAAAGATTGTTAGACTAAATTAGCAACTTTTCCGTGCAGGTGGTGGAGAGACCTTTATGACACTGTGAAGCTACCATATGCTCGGGACCGTATGGTAGAGATATACTTTTGGACCTGCGGGATGCTACATGAGGAGGAGTACTCTCGTTCACGGATGTTATTTGCCAAGACATTTGGAATGGTTTCACTGTTGGATGACACTTTTGATGTTCATGCCACCTTGGATGAGTGCCACAAGCTCAATGAAGCTATGCAGAGGTAGgctaataattattttaatttatGGTCACGTCTATGTTTATCTCTCAGTTtatatcactagtagagaattgggctttagttccggttggtagggtgcaaatatcccaaaaatccatccgggataaaccaaccgggacaaaagggggggtcttttatcccgggtcactcaaccgggacaaaagacccccttttatcccggttggtaataccaaccgggataaaacgggtcacccacggccggcgctgcaaaaaaaaaattcccgagctccccCACATGCGCACGTCGCaacgcgaaatatgcgcatgcgcggttcgtgggattcgaacccacaacctccagcctcgcgcgtagcttccttgccatcccacctacataCCACATCTGAGTATggaggggatgctatccttttgtattaactcgtgggggacccttttatcccggttggaaacaccaaccgggataaaagacccccttttatcccggttggtgtttccaaccgggataaaaggctcttgacccttttatctcggttggtgttaccaaccgggataaaagggggggtcttttatcccggttggtgtttctaaccgggataaaaggcctctcagagtctttttttcccactagcctttgcaaccgggataaaaggtcccggttggtgaggcccccccaccagtgaccgagttttagtcccggttagtgaaccttttgtcccgggccaactttaaaccgggacaaaagggggcgcatggaaagccaattctctactagtgtattcTTCTCAAGGAGTTTCATTAAACATCAGTCTAAGGTATCATTactatatatatgcatgtaGATGGGATGAAAGTGAGGTTTCTATCCTACCAGAATATCTACGCTTGTTGTACATCAAAACCCTAAGCAACTTCAAAGAGTTTGAGGACAGTTTGGAACGAGACCAAAAGTATCGTATGTCTTATGCCAAAAAAGCGGTACGTGCACaatatttagatgcatattcAACTACATATAATGTATTTCTCAGAGGTACAAAATAATTAGTCTCTGGTTAATTATTTTGCAGTACAAGTTGTCATCCAAAAATTACCTCCGCGAGGCTATCTGGTCCAGCCAGAAGTACCAGCCAAGCTTCAAGGAACACGAGGAGGTGTCAATCATGTCATCAGGTCTGCCAATGCTTACGATTATAACATTAATGGGCTATGGTGATGTGGCAACCCAGGAGGTGTTCGAATGGGTAGATGCTGTTCCTGAAATGGTCCGTGCTGGTTCACAAGTCACTCGCTTCCTCAACGACTTGTCTTCTTACAAGGTACTCCTAGGGTACATGcattaaaattaaaattaaagtAACATAAGGGTGCGTATGCAATACTAAACATTGAAATGCACAATGCATGGTTCAATGTGCAATATATAGTTCAATGTGCAATATACTATATGTTAATTTCACCATGAGTTTACATATATTCATCTTATAAAAATATCATACATACAGCTGGGAAAGCACA from Setaria italica strain Yugu1 chromosome VII, Setaria_italica_v2.0, whole genome shotgun sequence includes the following:
- the LOC101755067 gene encoding alpha-humulene synthase; this translates as MAPSRVAAVLDGQGMAKATDSRIDLVVTTGGVDDDEKFAPSVWGDFFITYVPPMSQRSEEWMRERAELLKGQVHQVFNARMDAMGVADLVTYVDTLERLGLDNHFPEVIEAALNRIRTEEPEPDVFNSLHIVSLRFRLLRQHGIWVSADVFDKFRDEAGSFSTGICSDPRGLLSLYNAAHMAVPGEVALDDTIAFARGHLQAIKGKVRSPIAEQISRALDIALPRFTRRLETMHYIAEYEHEEPHDSLLLELARLNYNLVRTLHLKELKDLSLWWRDLYDTVKLPYARDRMVEIYFWTCGMLHEEEYSRSRMLFAKTFGMVSLLDDTFDVHATLDECHKLNEAMQRWDESEVSILPEYLRLLYIKTLSNFKEFEDSLERDQKYRMSYAKKAYKLSSKNYLREAIWSSQKYQPSFKEHEEVSIMSSGLPMLTIITLMGYGDVATQEVFEWVDAVPEMVRAGSQVTRFLNDLSSYKLGKHKKDMPSAVETYMVENGLKGEEAVAAIATLLENRWRILNQASMKIDRTLLPAVQVVVNMARTNEIIYLHGRDGYTFGDDLKDLIITLFLKQVPL